In a genomic window of Alteromonas gilva:
- the dnaB gene encoding replicative DNA helicase, whose amino-acid sequence MKAVPTNPDQSVEKLKVPPHSIEAEQAVLGSMLIDPESWDKVSELVTDSEFYNRSHQIVFKAILKLLANSQPVDLITVSELLENNDQLDDAGGFAYLGELARNTPSSANVTAYAKIIRERAITRELIGVANEIAEVGYNPEGRNSADILDMAESKVFEIAERRTGESEGPQSIESVLGKTIDRLEALIKDNREVTGVTTGFSDLDKKTSGLQPSDLIIVAARPSMGKTTFAMNLAENAMLAEDKPVLVFSLEMPSEQIMMRMLASLSRVDQTKIRTAQLDDEDWARISNTMAMLKEKDNIYVDDSSGLTPMDVRSRARKLARERGGLSMIMVDYLQLMRVPSLSENRTLEIAEISRSLKALAKELNIPVVALSQLNRSLEQRADKRPVNSDLRESGSIEQDADLIMFIYRDEVYHENSEDKGVAEIIIGKQRNGPIGTSRLTFQGQFSRFDNYAGPAVQDEY is encoded by the coding sequence GTGAAAGCTGTTCCCACTAATCCCGATCAGAGTGTCGAAAAACTCAAAGTCCCCCCGCACAGTATCGAAGCTGAGCAGGCTGTACTTGGAAGCATGCTCATCGATCCTGAGTCATGGGACAAAGTGTCGGAGCTGGTAACCGACTCTGAATTTTACAACCGCTCCCATCAAATCGTTTTTAAAGCTATTTTAAAACTGCTTGCGAATAGCCAACCGGTTGATTTGATCACGGTTTCTGAGCTTCTCGAGAATAACGACCAGCTCGATGATGCCGGTGGTTTTGCTTATTTAGGGGAACTCGCCCGCAATACCCCCAGTTCTGCCAACGTTACCGCTTATGCCAAAATTATTCGGGAGCGGGCAATAACTCGTGAACTCATTGGGGTTGCCAATGAGATTGCTGAGGTAGGCTATAACCCGGAAGGGCGCAATAGCGCTGATATCCTCGATATGGCCGAGAGCAAGGTATTTGAGATTGCCGAGCGTCGTACCGGTGAGTCCGAGGGGCCGCAGAGTATCGAGTCGGTGCTGGGCAAAACCATTGATCGCCTTGAAGCGCTGATAAAAGATAACCGTGAGGTAACCGGCGTTACCACCGGATTTTCTGATCTCGATAAGAAAACCAGTGGTTTGCAGCCGTCTGATCTGATTATTGTTGCGGCGCGTCCATCCATGGGTAAAACCACCTTTGCTATGAACCTGGCCGAAAATGCCATGCTCGCCGAAGACAAGCCGGTGCTGGTATTTAGTTTAGAGATGCCCTCTGAACAAATCATGATGCGGATGCTGGCCTCACTCAGCCGGGTTGATCAAACCAAAATACGGACCGCCCAACTTGACGATGAAGACTGGGCGCGGATCTCCAACACCATGGCTATGCTCAAGGAAAAAGACAACATCTATGTGGATGACTCATCAGGTCTTACGCCTATGGATGTGCGCAGCCGGGCGCGTAAGCTGGCCCGTGAACGCGGTGGCTTAAGTATGATCATGGTGGATTACCTGCAATTAATGCGGGTACCCTCATTAAGCGAAAACCGGACCCTGGAAATTGCCGAAATTTCCCGCTCACTGAAAGCCCTCGCTAAAGAGCTGAATATTCCGGTTGTGGCACTGTCGCAGCTAAACCGAAGCCTGGAGCAACGTGCCGATAAGCGTCCGGTCAATTCAGATCTGCGTGAATCTGGCTCTATCGAGCAGGATGCCGACCTTATTATGTTTATTTACCGTGATGAGGTGTATCACGAAAACAGTGAAGACAAAGGCGTCGCTGAAATTATCATCGGTAAACAACGTAACGGCCCGATAGGCACCAGTCGCCTGACCTTCCAGGGCCAGTTTTCGCGGTTCGACAATTATGCCGGCCCGGCAGTGCAGGATGAGTACTAA
- a CDS encoding alpha/beta hydrolase family protein, with the protein MRTLYLMTVLTLLAGCQTATQSPTPVTESTRSNVPYSDIIAQPFEPATSSQSYGSSPLQTIYRWDASSAPKAVMVFVHGGCWLNAYDYTHAQGLLSALASQGVTALAIEYRRTGDEGGGWPGTLDDIQKALAVTRQWLEQAGPDGVPVSLVGHSAGGHLALLAAQHTTQQPNTAFFQRVIGLAAITDPVRYAAGTNSCQTATPGFFNGFPADVPQAYEKATPSVANIAMPVTLLQGTADSIVPVAQSHLPGANTIMVENAGHFDYLHANSHAFGRLVELLTQEK; encoded by the coding sequence ATGCGAACACTTTATTTGATGACAGTGCTAACGTTGCTGGCCGGATGCCAGACAGCAACCCAGTCTCCTACTCCGGTGACGGAGTCAACGCGCAGCAACGTGCCCTACAGCGATATCATTGCGCAGCCCTTCGAGCCCGCGACATCTTCGCAGTCTTATGGCAGCAGTCCACTGCAAACTATTTACCGCTGGGATGCGAGTTCTGCACCTAAAGCAGTGATGGTGTTTGTGCACGGTGGATGTTGGCTGAACGCTTATGATTACACCCATGCGCAAGGCCTTTTGTCAGCGTTGGCTTCCCAGGGAGTTACCGCCCTGGCAATTGAGTATCGCCGAACCGGCGATGAGGGCGGCGGCTGGCCAGGAACACTGGATGACATTCAAAAGGCTTTAGCCGTTACCCGGCAGTGGCTGGAGCAAGCCGGTCCTGATGGGGTGCCGGTGAGTTTGGTTGGCCATTCTGCGGGAGGGCATTTAGCATTGCTGGCTGCCCAGCACACGACTCAACAACCGAATACAGCATTTTTTCAGCGGGTGATCGGTTTGGCAGCGATTACCGATCCGGTTCGTTATGCGGCGGGTACTAATAGCTGTCAAACGGCGACACCTGGCTTTTTCAACGGCTTTCCGGCTGATGTGCCTCAGGCTTATGAAAAGGCTACGCCGTCGGTGGCCAACATTGCCATGCCAGTGACGTTACTACAAGGGACGGCCGACAGCATTGTTCCGGTTGCCCAGAGTCACTTGCCGGGGGCAAATACCATCATGGTCGAGAACGCCGGGCACTTCGATTATTTACATGCCAATTCACATGCCTTTGGGCGCTTGGTTGAATTGCTTACGCAGGAAAAATAA
- the kynU gene encoding kynureninase, translating into MLADAQHLDTQDPLKSIGSAFALPQGVIYLDGNSLGPLPIAARERAVEVTAGQWGTDLITSWNKHRWIDLPTICGEQIAPIIGAGSEQVVCCDSISVNLFKVLSAALAMQSDRHKVITTEDNFPTDIYTVEGLQEQLGTQRCELIKVAETDIERSLDEHTAVLLLTQVNFRSGRLLDMQALTSAAHKKGILVVWDLAHSAGAVPVALDEHGADFAVGCTYKYLNGGPGAPAFIYVAKRHQRRFRQPISGWMGHATPFAFDNSYAPSQSIKQSLSGTPPVLSMSVLNAALALWADIDMTHVRAKSIALSEFFLEALNTLGLTKELTCISPLIAEERGSQLAFRHEHSYAICQAWIDAGVIADFRAPDILRIGFAPLYLSFADLWHACEKLKEVVESRAYLDEKYQRKLAVT; encoded by the coding sequence ATGCTAGCTGATGCGCAACACTTAGATACTCAGGATCCCCTCAAATCGATTGGTAGCGCATTTGCGTTACCGCAGGGAGTTATTTATCTCGATGGTAATTCTCTTGGGCCATTACCCATTGCTGCCAGAGAGCGAGCGGTCGAGGTGACGGCCGGGCAGTGGGGCACCGATCTGATCACCAGTTGGAATAAGCATCGCTGGATTGACCTGCCTACCATTTGTGGTGAGCAAATTGCGCCAATAATTGGTGCCGGGTCAGAGCAGGTGGTGTGCTGCGACTCCATATCTGTGAACTTGTTTAAAGTGCTAAGCGCCGCGTTGGCAATGCAGAGCGACAGGCATAAAGTGATTACCACGGAAGATAATTTCCCGACTGATATCTATACGGTCGAAGGCTTACAGGAGCAGTTAGGAACGCAGCGATGCGAGCTGATTAAAGTGGCAGAAACTGACATCGAGCGCAGTCTTGATGAGCACACTGCGGTGTTACTGCTGACGCAGGTTAACTTTCGTTCCGGCAGGCTGCTGGATATGCAGGCACTCACCTCAGCAGCGCACAAGAAAGGCATTCTGGTAGTGTGGGATTTGGCGCACTCGGCGGGTGCGGTGCCGGTAGCTCTGGATGAACATGGCGCTGACTTTGCGGTTGGCTGTACCTATAAGTACCTCAATGGTGGGCCGGGTGCGCCGGCATTTATTTATGTTGCCAAGCGCCATCAACGGCGCTTTCGACAGCCCATCAGTGGCTGGATGGGGCACGCGACGCCTTTTGCATTTGATAACAGTTATGCACCTTCACAGTCAATTAAGCAAAGCCTTTCAGGCACTCCGCCCGTGCTGTCGATGAGCGTACTGAATGCGGCGCTGGCGCTTTGGGCCGACATTGATATGACACACGTCAGGGCAAAGTCAATCGCGCTCAGTGAGTTCTTTCTGGAAGCCCTTAACACGCTTGGGCTGACAAAGGAATTAACCTGCATTTCGCCGCTCATTGCGGAGGAGCGTGGCAGTCAGTTAGCCTTCAGACACGAGCATAGTTATGCGATTTGTCAGGCCTGGATTGATGCTGGTGTTATTGCCGATTTCAGAGCGCCCGATATTTTGCGCATCGGTTTTGCGCCGTTGTACCTGAGCTTTGCCGATCTGTGGCATGCATGTGAAAAGCTAAAAGAGGTGGTTGAAAGCAGAGCCTACCTTGACGAAAAGTACCAAAGAAAGTTAGCGGTGACTTAA
- a CDS encoding OmpA family protein, protein MKKSTLTLALITAGLVSSPSFAQSNEENWVGVYGLYYGTDKSKPIPTAHLDDGFGLGVEAGFRFDQNWAGRISASHLDISGSTNGVSDDGLMLGVDLMYFFNDFYVFGGVYDQDIGEGYEMLGYGLGRHWTLSENLSFVSEFAAYRDIDESLYDYGLKLGVSYTYGGSSGSSAPTPAPATATVSSDSDNDGVSNANDRCPNTPAGAKVDSYGCELDSDNDGVVNSKDACMNTPAGDEVNANGCTVLTEKDVSIEIRILFAHNSAVIEDPDSSEILDLVEFLKRYGQTDALIEGHASAPGTAAYNKDLSLRRANALKDLLMNRYDIRSSRLDTVGYGEERLLDKSNTAAAHRINRRIEVKISETVEVPK, encoded by the coding sequence ATGAAAAAATCAACTCTCACATTAGCTTTAATCACTGCCGGATTAGTATCTAGCCCCTCATTTGCTCAGAGCAATGAAGAGAATTGGGTTGGTGTTTACGGTCTATACTACGGCACAGATAAAAGCAAACCAATCCCTACCGCACATTTAGATGATGGTTTTGGGCTTGGTGTCGAAGCTGGATTTCGTTTTGACCAAAACTGGGCAGGTCGGATTTCAGCATCTCATCTGGATATCAGCGGAAGCACCAATGGCGTTAGCGATGACGGCCTGATGCTTGGCGTTGACCTGATGTATTTCTTTAATGACTTTTACGTATTCGGTGGTGTATACGACCAGGATATCGGTGAAGGTTATGAAATGCTGGGTTACGGTCTGGGTAGACACTGGACTCTCAGCGAAAATTTATCTTTCGTCAGTGAATTCGCCGCCTATCGCGACATCGACGAAAGTTTATACGATTACGGTCTCAAGTTAGGTGTATCTTACACCTATGGTGGAAGCTCTGGTTCTTCTGCACCAACACCAGCACCGGCAACCGCAACAGTCTCAAGTGATTCAGACAATGACGGCGTGTCAAACGCAAACGACAGATGTCCAAACACACCTGCTGGTGCAAAAGTTGACAGTTATGGTTGTGAGCTTGATTCTGACAATGACGGTGTAGTGAACAGCAAAGACGCGTGTATGAACACGCCTGCTGGTGATGAAGTAAACGCCAACGGATGTACTGTGCTAACGGAAAAGGATGTATCGATCGAAATCCGCATCCTGTTTGCTCACAATAGCGCCGTTATTGAAGATCCGGACTCATCAGAAATTCTTGATCTGGTTGAGTTCTTAAAGCGCTATGGTCAAACCGATGCCCTTATCGAAGGTCATGCATCAGCGCCAGGTACAGCCGCGTATAACAAAGATTTGTCACTGCGTCGCGCCAATGCGTTAAAAGACTTGCTGATGAATCGTTACGACATCAGATCGTCTCGTTTAGATACCGTTGGTTACGGTGAAGAGCGTCTGTTGGATAAGTCTAATACCGCTGCCGCACACAGAATTAACCGCCGTATTGAAGTTAAAATTTCTGAAACGGTTGAAGTACCTAAGTAA
- a CDS encoding secondary thiamine-phosphate synthase enzyme YjbQ, translating into MTNNNYWHCEKITLSPYARGFHIITDKLIAALPQIEEVEMGLLHLMLQHTSASLTINENADPSVRRDIESYLNHTVAEDTPYFIHTYEGPDDMPAHIKSSLFGCQLTIPIQKGRLALGTWQGIILGEHRDSGGSRSIIATLHGQSVCT; encoded by the coding sequence TTGACAAATAATAATTACTGGCACTGTGAAAAAATTACCCTGTCTCCCTATGCGCGTGGCTTTCATATTATCACCGATAAACTCATTGCGGCCTTACCGCAAATTGAGGAGGTTGAGATGGGCTTATTGCACCTGATGTTACAGCATACAAGCGCCAGTTTGACGATCAATGAAAATGCCGATCCATCGGTACGAAGAGATATAGAATCCTATTTAAATCATACAGTTGCTGAAGACACTCCGTACTTTATACATACCTATGAAGGCCCGGACGACATGCCAGCACACATCAAGAGTAGTCTGTTCGGTTGCCAGTTAACGATTCCTATTCAAAAGGGAAGGTTGGCTCTTGGCACATGGCAAGGTATAATCCTTGGGGAACACCGGGATAGCGGCGGTTCGCGCAGTATTATTGCTACCTTACACGGGCAGTCTGTCTGTACTTAA
- a CDS encoding chemotaxis protein CheX has protein sequence MNAEFVNPFIAGLMNVLETMAQTTLSPGKPKRKQDDVARGDVSGLIGMVGPSIKGSLSITFDEALILNIMQNMLGESSNEIDAEVADMVGEITNMICGNAKRDLAEKGYEFGMATPVVVSGKNHSISHQVDGPKIILPFNHDLGKAYMEICFDK, from the coding sequence ATGAATGCTGAGTTTGTAAACCCATTCATCGCCGGCTTGATGAATGTACTTGAAACCATGGCGCAAACGACACTGTCGCCAGGAAAACCAAAGCGTAAGCAAGATGATGTTGCGCGAGGTGACGTGTCGGGTTTAATCGGTATGGTGGGTCCAAGTATTAAAGGTTCACTATCGATCACTTTTGATGAAGCATTGATATTGAATATCATGCAAAATATGCTTGGCGAATCCTCCAACGAGATAGATGCAGAAGTTGCCGACATGGTGGGTGAAATCACCAATATGATTTGTGGTAATGCAAAGCGGGATTTAGCTGAGAAAGGTTACGAATTTGGCATGGCAACGCCCGTTGTTGTGTCGGGAAAAAATCACAGTATCAGTCACCAGGTTGACGGGCCAAAGATCATACTGCCATTTAATCACGACCTCGGAAAAGCCTACATGGAAATATGTTTTGACAAATAA
- a CDS encoding transcriptional repressor, whose amino-acid sequence MKNTTIINKARAYCEQRGARFTPLREKVYQLMLERHGPMGAYDLLDNLKETESGAKPATVYRALDFLLDFGLIHRLESTNAFVACYHFGCHHPVQFLICDSCGDVSEIQSEGLKETLDNQAKQYGFKVSKQTIEAHGLCADCQESESATMGEQQHEC is encoded by the coding sequence ATGAAAAACACCACTATTATTAATAAAGCCAGGGCATACTGCGAACAGCGTGGCGCCCGTTTTACTCCTTTACGAGAGAAAGTGTATCAACTCATGCTGGAAAGACATGGTCCAATGGGAGCGTACGATCTTCTCGATAACCTCAAGGAAACTGAATCCGGTGCCAAACCTGCTACCGTTTACCGTGCCCTCGACTTTTTACTGGATTTCGGTTTAATTCATCGCCTTGAGTCTACCAACGCGTTTGTGGCTTGTTATCATTTTGGTTGTCACCATCCGGTACAGTTTCTTATCTGCGACAGTTGTGGCGACGTCTCAGAGATACAGTCGGAAGGGTTAAAAGAAACCCTCGACAATCAGGCTAAACAGTACGGTTTTAAAGTCTCCAAGCAAACCATCGAAGCACACGGATTATGTGCAGACTGCCAGGAAAGTGAGTCAGCTACTATGGGAGAACAACAACATGAATGCTGA
- the rsd gene encoding sigma D regulator, translated as MLNQVEIAKQRWGGANKTIDAWLDERRELLIKYCQLAGVNGRTQGALPDMAEVDEFCSILMDYLSVGHFEVYEMLVSDDPKGLKLKQHIFPRISDTTNIALDFNDKFSEKFDVDSAHSFDADITRLGEALVDRFELEDQLIKHIHVTVNDAVPS; from the coding sequence GTGTTAAATCAGGTCGAAATAGCAAAGCAACGTTGGGGCGGTGCCAATAAAACCATTGATGCCTGGCTGGATGAACGCCGCGAGCTACTGATAAAGTATTGCCAGTTAGCCGGCGTAAACGGTCGCACTCAGGGAGCACTCCCCGATATGGCTGAAGTAGACGAATTTTGCTCAATTCTGATGGATTACCTCTCCGTCGGGCATTTTGAAGTGTACGAAATGCTTGTCTCCGATGACCCCAAAGGACTCAAATTAAAGCAGCATATTTTCCCGAGAATCAGCGACACTACCAATATTGCGCTCGATTTTAATGACAAGTTTAGCGAAAAGTTTGATGTTGACAGTGCCCACAGTTTTGACGCCGATATAACTCGTCTCGGCGAGGCGTTAGTTGATCGTTTTGAACTTGAAGATCAACTTATTAAGCATATACATGTCACTGTCAACGACGCCGTGCCCAGCTAA
- the nudC gene encoding NAD(+) diphosphatase → MLKLSGNNICQPGYWLIFSNDEVIVPADSELLPLLNWTDVSFIHHYQDQVKSLQAEDLLLRHPLYVVDLGAESITPDGWQCISLRELMTSEPPLTFETLARAWQFVHFVRTHRFCGRCGYHTQPVDWEMAVQCHQCGHRCYPRVSPCTIVAIHRGQELLLARGVRHRNPQMYSILAGFVESGESLEQATHREVFEEVGIKIKNLEYFGSQAWPFPHSLMVGYFAEYESGDIVIDEREIVDANWYHVNDLPLTAPKISIAGKMIAAISERLRATG, encoded by the coding sequence ATGTTGAAGTTAAGTGGAAATAATATTTGCCAACCAGGGTACTGGCTTATTTTTAGTAATGACGAGGTTATCGTGCCGGCTGACAGTGAGTTGTTGCCGCTATTAAACTGGACTGACGTATCCTTTATTCATCACTATCAGGATCAGGTTAAATCATTACAGGCAGAAGATTTATTGCTTCGGCATCCTTTGTATGTTGTTGATTTAGGGGCCGAAAGCATTACGCCTGATGGCTGGCAATGCATCAGCTTGCGAGAGCTCATGACCAGTGAGCCTCCCTTAACTTTCGAAACACTCGCCCGTGCCTGGCAATTTGTCCATTTTGTCAGAACGCATCGCTTTTGCGGTCGCTGTGGATACCACACCCAACCCGTTGACTGGGAAATGGCAGTACAATGTCATCAATGCGGACATCGCTGCTATCCCCGGGTTTCGCCGTGTACTATTGTTGCTATTCACCGGGGCCAGGAGTTGCTCCTGGCCAGGGGAGTGCGGCACCGCAATCCGCAGATGTATTCCATTCTTGCCGGGTTTGTTGAAAGTGGCGAAAGTCTTGAGCAGGCCACACATCGGGAAGTCTTTGAAGAAGTCGGTATCAAAATTAAAAATTTAGAATATTTTGGCAGTCAGGCGTGGCCCTTTCCCCATTCGCTGATGGTGGGTTATTTTGCCGAGTACGAAAGCGGTGACATTGTGATCGATGAACGGGAAATTGTTGATGCTAACTGGTACCACGTGAATGACTTACCCTTAACAGCACCCAAAATTTCCATTGCGGGTAAAATGATTGCCGCAATTAGCGAGCGACTCAGAGCAACTGGCTAG
- the hemE gene encoding uroporphyrinogen decarboxylase has protein sequence MVETSGSVERPALKNDRYLRALLRQPVDVTPVWMMRQAGRYLPEYKATRAVAGDFMSLCKDADLACEVTLQPLRRFPLDAAILFSDILTIPDAMGLGLYFETGEGPRFKNPITCKADVDRIGVPDPEGELQYVMNAVRTIRRELKGEVPLIGFSGSPWTLATYMVEGGGSKAFTKIKKMAFAEPQILHALLAKLADSVTSYLNAQIAAGAQSVMIFDTWGGVLSPRDYKEFSLQYMHRIVDGLTRENEGRKVPVTLFTKNGGMWLEAIAATGCDGVGLDWTIDIAEAKARIGDKVALQGNMDPSMLYAQPARIEQEVAHILAGFGEGSGHVFNLGHGIHLDVPPEHAGVFVEAVHRLSAQYHK, from the coding sequence ATGGTAGAAACAAGTGGTAGCGTTGAGCGTCCGGCGCTTAAGAATGACCGATACTTAAGAGCGTTGCTCAGGCAGCCGGTCGATGTGACGCCGGTGTGGATGATGCGTCAGGCCGGCCGCTACTTACCTGAATATAAAGCCACCCGGGCAGTTGCTGGTGATTTTATGTCGCTGTGTAAAGATGCTGATCTGGCATGTGAAGTGACGCTGCAACCGTTGCGTCGTTTTCCCTTAGACGCCGCTATTTTGTTTTCTGACATTTTAACGATTCCCGATGCCATGGGCCTGGGGCTGTATTTTGAGACTGGCGAAGGCCCGCGTTTTAAAAACCCCATCACCTGCAAGGCAGACGTAGACCGCATTGGCGTACCTGATCCTGAAGGTGAATTACAGTATGTAATGAATGCGGTCAGAACCATTCGTCGCGAACTTAAAGGCGAAGTGCCGCTTATTGGCTTTTCGGGTAGTCCTTGGACGCTGGCAACCTATATGGTCGAAGGCGGCGGTAGCAAAGCATTTACCAAAATTAAAAAAATGGCCTTTGCAGAGCCTCAGATATTGCACGCACTGTTGGCTAAGCTGGCTGACTCGGTTACCAGCTACCTGAATGCACAAATTGCCGCAGGTGCCCAGTCAGTGATGATTTTTGATACCTGGGGAGGCGTTTTGTCGCCGCGTGATTACAAGGAATTCTCGCTCCAGTACATGCATCGCATCGTTGACGGCTTAACCCGTGAAAACGAGGGGCGTAAAGTACCGGTTACCCTGTTTACAAAGAACGGCGGAATGTGGCTGGAAGCTATCGCTGCAACCGGTTGCGATGGCGTAGGACTGGACTGGACTATCGACATTGCTGAGGCAAAGGCCCGGATAGGCGACAAAGTAGCACTACAGGGCAACATGGACCCCTCTATGCTCTATGCGCAACCTGCCCGCATTGAGCAGGAAGTGGCCCATATACTGGCCGGCTTTGGCGAAGGTTCAGGGCATGTCTTCAATTTAGGTCACGGTATACATCTTGATGTGCCACCAGAGCATGCGGGTGTGTTTGTCGAGGCGGTACATCGCCTGAGTGCTCAGTATCACAAGTAA
- the queG gene encoding tRNA epoxyqueuosine(34) reductase QueG, with protein sequence MSTLHSIDLFKLVDDIKAWAFALGFQQVGISDIDLSQHEAHLQKWLDNQYHGDMHYMASHGLKRARPAELVPGTVRVISVRMDYLPPDASFAKNLKNADTGYISRYALGRDYHKVLRKRLKQLGEKIKSQLATTEFRPFVDSAPVLEHAIAQKAGIGWTGKHSLTLNKQAGSWFFLGELFINLPLPVDKPAEESCGQCTACLTICPTQAIVAPYQVDARRCISYLTIEYDGVIPEALRPAMGNRIYGCDDCQLVCPWNRYAPLTEETDFHPREVLHGQSLLTLFEWDEKTFLDNTEGSPIRRIGFAKWRRNLCVAIGNAPYSEAYVEALTSSRKTACELVMPHLDWALEQQHSKSQQQNNPDRQIARLTRIVEKGLPRDA encoded by the coding sequence ATGTCCACTTTACATTCGATAGATCTGTTTAAATTGGTAGACGATATCAAGGCTTGGGCGTTTGCGCTAGGCTTTCAGCAAGTTGGTATCAGCGATATTGATCTGAGTCAGCACGAAGCTCACCTGCAAAAGTGGTTAGACAACCAGTATCACGGTGATATGCACTACATGGCCAGCCATGGCTTAAAACGTGCCCGGCCGGCTGAATTGGTACCCGGAACCGTGCGCGTAATATCCGTGCGTATGGACTACCTGCCGCCGGACGCCTCATTTGCTAAGAACCTGAAAAATGCTGATACGGGCTATATATCCCGCTATGCGCTAGGCCGTGACTATCATAAAGTTCTGCGTAAACGGCTCAAACAACTGGGCGAAAAAATTAAATCGCAGCTGGCGACCACCGAGTTTCGGCCATTTGTAGATTCTGCCCCCGTGTTAGAACACGCCATCGCACAAAAGGCAGGCATTGGCTGGACCGGCAAACATAGCCTGACATTAAACAAACAAGCGGGCTCCTGGTTTTTCCTTGGCGAGCTGTTTATTAATTTACCGCTGCCCGTCGATAAACCGGCGGAGGAGTCCTGCGGTCAGTGCACGGCCTGTTTAACGATTTGTCCAACCCAGGCAATCGTTGCGCCTTATCAGGTTGACGCAAGGCGCTGTATTTCTTACCTCACTATAGAGTACGATGGCGTCATCCCGGAAGCGCTCAGACCAGCCATGGGCAACCGCATCTACGGCTGTGATGATTGTCAGTTAGTATGCCCCTGGAATCGCTATGCGCCCCTCACCGAAGAAACCGACTTTCACCCACGCGAGGTATTGCATGGTCAGTCTTTACTGACGTTATTTGAATGGGATGAAAAGACCTTTTTAGATAACACCGAAGGCTCGCCTATTCGTCGCATTGGCTTTGCCAAATGGCGTCGAAATCTCTGTGTGGCAATCGGCAACGCCCCCTATTCAGAGGCTTATGTTGAAGCACTTACCAGCAGTCGAAAAACGGCGTGCGAGTTAGTCATGCCCCATTTAGACTGGGCGCTTGAGCAGCAGCACAGCAAAAGTCAGCAACAGAATAACCCTGACCGGCAAATCGCGCGGCTTACCCGTATCGTAGAAAAGGGCCTGCCACGCGACGCTTAG